A window of Komagataeibacter medellinensis NBRC 3288 contains these coding sequences:
- a CDS encoding MFS transporter, with product MKQTDNLSESTSLADRLGIPAPLFWGFVGLLFFMIGDGVEAGYLAPYLEGQGISSRDTALLFTIYGVTVSLSSWASGPLSDLWGPKRVMWIGLAIWGVFEILFLTFGVAVNSYPIMLAAYTMRGFGYPLFTYGFLVWIAAATPPRQLGSAAGWFWFAFSGGLPTLGSLFASFSIPLIGEMATFWSSLGLVMFGGLLALLMTREPIGSRRLAPVGTKPGMIFFSSISILWREPKTFVAMIVRTINTSSEYAFLVIMPAFFTKVIGFSLSQWLQLLSIIFLSNILVNLVSGITADRLGHRTVVALFGCIGAAITVPLFYYVPQMFPGNFGIAAAMGALYGATIAAFVPLSGLVPQICPKEKAAALSALGLGAGASTWVGPAIVTWFESWRGIEGIIWIFSGLYVASAVMTLVLTVSPEARRHLNEAAARGDIAEEVTLGH from the coding sequence TTGAAACAGACAGACAATCTGTCCGAATCAACGTCCCTTGCTGACCGGCTGGGCATTCCCGCACCCTTGTTCTGGGGGTTCGTGGGCCTGCTGTTCTTCATGATCGGCGATGGTGTCGAAGCCGGCTACCTTGCCCCCTATCTTGAAGGCCAGGGCATTTCATCGCGCGACACAGCCCTTCTGTTTACCATCTATGGCGTGACTGTCTCGCTGTCCTCATGGGCATCGGGGCCGCTGTCTGACCTGTGGGGCCCCAAGCGGGTCATGTGGATCGGCCTTGCCATCTGGGGTGTGTTCGAAATTCTGTTCCTGACCTTTGGCGTGGCGGTCAACAGCTATCCCATCATGCTGGCGGCCTACACCATGCGTGGTTTCGGCTACCCGCTGTTCACCTACGGCTTCCTGGTGTGGATCGCGGCCGCAACGCCACCGCGTCAGCTTGGCTCGGCCGCAGGGTGGTTCTGGTTCGCCTTCTCCGGCGGCCTGCCCACGCTGGGTTCGCTGTTCGCCAGCTTCTCCATTCCGCTGATCGGCGAGATGGCAACGTTCTGGTCTTCGCTGGGTCTGGTCATGTTCGGTGGCCTGCTGGCGCTGCTCATGACGCGGGAGCCAATCGGTTCCAGGCGCCTTGCCCCCGTTGGTACGAAGCCCGGCATGATTTTCTTCAGCTCGATCAGCATCCTGTGGCGTGAGCCCAAGACGTTCGTGGCCATGATCGTGCGTACCATCAATACGTCGTCCGAATATGCGTTCCTGGTGATCATGCCGGCGTTCTTCACGAAGGTCATCGGCTTCTCGCTGTCGCAGTGGCTGCAACTGCTTTCCATCATCTTCCTGTCGAACATTCTGGTGAACCTGGTGTCCGGTATTACGGCGGACCGTCTGGGCCATCGCACCGTGGTTGCCCTGTTTGGCTGCATTGGTGCCGCGATCACGGTGCCGCTGTTCTACTACGTGCCGCAGATGTTCCCCGGCAACTTTGGCATCGCTGCCGCCATGGGCGCGCTGTATGGGGCGACCATCGCTGCCTTCGTGCCGCTGTCCGGCCTGGTGCCGCAGATTTGCCCGAAGGAAAAGGCGGCTGCCCTGTCCGCTTTGGGCCTGGGCGCGGGTGCCAGCACATGGGTTGGCCCGGCCATCGTGACGTGGTTCGAATCCTGGCGTGGGATCGAGGGGATCATCTGGATCTTCTCCGGCCTGTATGTCGCTTCCGCCGTGATGACGCTGGTGCTGACTGTCTCGCCTGAAGCGCGCCGCCATCTGAATGAAGCCGCAGCGCGCGGTGACATTGCAGAGGAAGTGACGCTGGGACACTGA
- the hisC gene encoding histidinol-phosphate transaminase, translating into MSRFWSPIVHTLTPYVPGEQPRVANLIKLNTNECPYGPSPRVLEAIRTVTDDTLRLYPDPTAHALCAAIGRAHGVPVDHIFVGNGSDEVLAHAFQGLLNHEAPLLFPDISYSFYPVYCGLYGIRHEVVPLDEAMRIDITDYRRPCGGIIIPNPNAPTGIALGLGAIRTLLDDHPDAVVVVDEAYVDFGAETAIALVANHPNLLVVRTLSKSSALAGLRVGYAIGQPDLIAALTRVKDSFNSYPLDRLAQAGAIAAIEDREWLAKTREKIINSRNRLTDSLGKMGFEVLPSRANFIFVRHPDRDAAYLAAALRERAIIVRHFRAPRIAQWLRITIGTDAECQALTDGLADVLAQNGV; encoded by the coding sequence ATGAGCCGTTTCTGGAGCCCGATCGTGCACACCCTGACCCCGTACGTGCCGGGAGAGCAGCCTAGGGTAGCCAACCTCATCAAGCTCAATACCAATGAGTGCCCGTACGGCCCCTCGCCCCGCGTGCTGGAAGCCATCCGCACGGTAACGGATGACACGCTGCGCCTCTATCCCGACCCAACGGCCCATGCCCTATGCGCCGCCATCGGCAGGGCCCATGGCGTGCCGGTCGATCATATCTTTGTGGGCAATGGTTCGGACGAGGTACTGGCCCATGCCTTCCAGGGCCTGCTCAACCATGAGGCACCGCTGCTGTTCCCCGATATCAGCTACAGCTTCTACCCCGTCTATTGCGGGCTGTATGGCATCCGTCACGAAGTCGTGCCGCTGGATGAGGCCATGCGAATCGATATTACGGATTACCGCAGGCCGTGCGGCGGCATCATCATCCCCAACCCCAATGCGCCCACCGGCATAGCACTGGGGCTGGGTGCCATCCGTACCCTGCTGGACGACCACCCCGATGCCGTGGTGGTCGTGGATGAAGCCTATGTCGATTTTGGCGCGGAAACGGCGATTGCCCTGGTGGCGAACCACCCCAACCTGCTGGTGGTGCGCACCCTGTCCAAATCCAGCGCACTGGCTGGGCTGCGGGTGGGCTACGCCATTGGCCAGCCGGACCTGATCGCGGCCCTGACCCGGGTCAAGGACAGTTTCAATTCCTATCCGCTGGACCGTCTGGCGCAGGCTGGTGCCATTGCCGCCATCGAGGATCGGGAATGGCTTGCCAAAACCCGCGAGAAGATCATAAACTCTCGTAACAGGCTGACCGACAGCCTGGGAAAGATGGGGTTTGAGGTCCTGCCCTCGCGGGCAAATTTCATATTTGTCCGCCACCCGGATCGTGATGCCGCCTATCTCGCCGCCGCCCTGAGGGAACGGGCGATCATCGTGCGTCATTTCCGGGCCCCGCGCATTGCACAGTGGCTTCGTATCACCATTGGCACGGATGCCGAATGTCAGGCCCTTACGGACGGCTTGGCTGACGTGCTTGCGCAGAACGGGGTTTAA
- the tkt gene encoding transketolase, producing the protein MRSLSRSLLMAPEGGGSMPTNIDTLCINTIRTLSMDAVQKANSGHPGTAMALAPVAYTLWRDVLDYDPANPLWPNRDRFVLSIGHASMLLYSLIHLAGIRDVRPGGITHDRPALTLEDLEQFRQLDSLTPGHPEYHHTAGVETTTGPLGQGCGNSVGMAIAEKWLAEHYNRDGFKLFDHHVYALCGDGDNMEGVSSEAASIAGHLKLGNLTWIYDSNQISIEGSTHIAFTESVHKRFEAYGWHVLELRDANDTGDMRRLLEEAKAETSRPTLIIVHSIIGWGAPHLAGTAEAHGAPLGVEEIRETKKFYGWPEDRSFYVPEGVPEHFQAGIATRGAAASKAWNELFAAYRAKYPAEATQLDHIFAGTLPEGWDADIPVFDADAKGIASRASSGKVLNEIAKNYPWMLGGSADLSPSTKTHLTFDGAGDFQPPQWNGTYGGRNLHFGVREHAMGSISNGMALYGLRAYCSGFLIFSDYMKPPIRLSALMKLPVTYIFTHDSIGVGEDGPTHQPIEQLAQLRATPGVTLIRPADANEVSEAWRTLVQLTDRPSVLALSRQNLPTICRKTYAPATGLAKGAYVLADSAGRPDVILMATGSEVGLIIKAAEKLKADGIKVRLVSMPSWDLFEAQPKSYRDSVLPPDITARVAVEQAAQLGWDRYTGLAGETIVMHGFGASAPAGQLEVKFGFTVEAVVAAARRQAGK; encoded by the coding sequence ATGCGTTCCCTATCCAGATCTTTACTCATGGCCCCTGAAGGAGGTGGCAGCATGCCCACCAATATCGATACGCTGTGCATCAACACGATCCGCACGCTGTCCATGGATGCTGTGCAGAAAGCGAATTCCGGCCATCCCGGCACCGCCATGGCACTTGCACCCGTTGCCTACACGCTGTGGCGCGACGTGCTGGATTATGATCCCGCCAATCCGCTCTGGCCCAACCGGGATCGCTTCGTGCTCTCGATCGGGCACGCCTCCATGCTGCTGTATTCGCTGATCCACCTTGCCGGAATCCGTGACGTGCGCCCCGGTGGCATCACCCATGACCGCCCGGCCCTGACGCTGGAAGACCTTGAGCAGTTCCGCCAACTGGACTCACTCACCCCCGGCCACCCGGAATACCACCATACGGCAGGCGTCGAAACCACGACCGGCCCGCTGGGTCAGGGCTGTGGCAACTCGGTTGGCATGGCCATTGCCGAGAAATGGCTGGCCGAGCACTACAATCGTGATGGTTTCAAACTGTTTGACCACCATGTCTATGCCCTGTGCGGCGATGGCGACAACATGGAAGGCGTCTCCAGCGAGGCCGCGTCCATCGCGGGCCACCTGAAGCTGGGCAACCTGACGTGGATCTACGACAGCAACCAGATCTCCATCGAGGGCTCGACTCACATCGCCTTTACCGAAAGCGTGCACAAGCGCTTCGAGGCTTATGGCTGGCATGTGCTCGAACTCAGGGACGCCAACGATACGGGTGACATGCGCCGCCTGCTGGAGGAGGCGAAGGCAGAGACCTCGCGGCCCACGCTGATCATCGTGCATTCCATCATCGGCTGGGGCGCGCCGCACCTGGCAGGCACGGCGGAAGCCCATGGCGCCCCGCTTGGTGTGGAGGAAATTCGCGAGACCAAGAAATTCTATGGCTGGCCGGAGGACAGGAGCTTCTATGTGCCCGAAGGCGTGCCGGAGCATTTCCAGGCGGGCATCGCCACCCGTGGGGCGGCAGCCAGCAAGGCATGGAATGAACTGTTCGCCGCCTACCGCGCCAAATACCCGGCCGAGGCCACACAGCTTGACCACATCTTCGCCGGCACGCTGCCCGAGGGCTGGGATGCCGACATCCCGGTTTTCGACGCGGATGCGAAGGGCATTGCCTCACGCGCAAGCTCGGGCAAGGTGCTCAATGAGATCGCGAAGAATTACCCATGGATGCTCGGTGGTTCGGCCGACCTGTCGCCTTCCACCAAGACGCACCTGACATTCGATGGCGCGGGTGACTTCCAGCCCCCGCAGTGGAATGGCACCTATGGCGGGCGCAACCTGCATTTTGGCGTGCGTGAACACGCCATGGGTTCGATCAGCAACGGCATGGCGCTGTATGGCCTGCGGGCCTACTGCTCGGGCTTCCTGATCTTCTCCGATTACATGAAGCCGCCCATCCGCCTGTCCGCGCTGATGAAGCTGCCGGTGACTTATATCTTTACCCATGATTCGATCGGTGTGGGTGAAGATGGTCCGACCCACCAGCCCATCGAGCAGCTGGCTCAGCTGCGCGCGACACCGGGGGTTACACTCATCCGCCCGGCCGATGCCAATGAAGTATCGGAAGCCTGGCGCACCCTTGTCCAGCTGACCGACCGCCCCAGCGTGCTGGCGCTGAGCCGCCAGAACCTGCCTACCATTTGCCGCAAGACCTATGCGCCTGCGACAGGTCTGGCAAAAGGGGCCTATGTCCTTGCGGATAGCGCGGGGCGTCCCGATGTCATCCTTATGGCGACAGGTAGCGAAGTGGGACTGATCATCAAGGCGGCTGAGAAGCTGAAGGCGGACGGGATCAAGGTGCGCCTTGTCTCCATGCCCTCATGGGATCTGTTCGAGGCGCAGCCCAAATCCTACCGCGACAGCGTGCTCCCGCCCGATATCACCGCGCGCGTGGCGGTGGAGCAGGCCGCACAGCTTGGCTGGGACCGTTATACCGGCCTTGCGGGCGAGACGATCGTGATGCACGGCTTTGGTGCCTCTGCCCCGGCGGGGCAACTGGAAGTCAAGTTCGGCTTTACCGTTGAGGCCGTGGTAGCCGCAGCCCGCAGGCAGGCAGGAAAATAA
- a CDS encoding ankyrin repeat domain-containing protein produces MSKTVASGEPAAAAPESFSNAEIETLFLSAARDGQTDLVSEFLAAGINPDTRNDKGYTALILAAYNGHAETVRALLEGGAAPDLQDAKGATALAGVAFKGDLPCARVLMDHQASVDVPNSVGRTPLIFAVMFNRDPMVTFLLEHGANPDLRDGEGVSARILATRQGNDSVLAAMHRVDAVQN; encoded by the coding sequence ATGAGCAAGACAGTCGCCAGCGGCGAACCCGCCGCCGCCGCACCCGAATCCTTCAGCAACGCGGAAATCGAGACCCTGTTCCTATCCGCCGCGCGCGATGGGCAGACAGACCTTGTAAGCGAATTCCTTGCCGCCGGCATCAACCCCGATACCCGCAACGACAAGGGCTACACTGCCCTCATCCTTGCCGCCTATAACGGTCATGCCGAGACCGTGCGCGCCCTGCTGGAAGGCGGCGCAGCACCTGACCTGCAGGATGCCAAGGGGGCCACGGCGCTGGCGGGTGTCGCCTTCAAGGGCGACCTGCCCTGCGCGCGCGTGCTGATGGACCATCAGGCCAGTGTGGACGTGCCCAATTCCGTCGGCCGCACACCGCTGATCTTTGCCGTAATGTTCAACCGTGACCCCATGGTGACCTTCCTGCTCGAACACGGTGCCAACCCCGACCTGCGCGATGGCGAGGGCGTGAGCGCGCGCATCCTGGCAACCCGGCAGGGTAATGACAGCGTGCTGGCCGCCATGCACCGCGTGGACGCCGTACAGAACTGA
- the gnd gene encoding phosphogluconate dehydrogenase (NAD(+)-dependent, decarboxylating), giving the protein MQIGIVGLGKMGGNISVRLTRHGHDVVAYDRDPAVTAKVCGQGEGGRCTPATGLADMVGKLSGRKIIWLMLPAGEVTEQAVQELDGLMGKGDIIIDGGNSFYKDDIRRATELAKKGIDYVDVGTSGGVWGLERGYCMMYGGTKEATDHIDPILSALAPGLGDIARTPGRDKPGFDPRAERGYLHCGPAGSGHFVKMVHNGIEYGIMQAFAEGFDVMKSKNSTELPENQRFDLNMADIAEVWRRGSVVSSWLLDLSAGALAGNPDLSDYKGDVADSGEGRWTIEAAIEESVPVPVITASLFTRFRSRTGNNFAEKMLSAMRFGFGGHIEGTNN; this is encoded by the coding sequence ATGCAAATCGGTATTGTTGGTCTTGGTAAGATGGGTGGCAACATTTCGGTCCGTCTGACCCGGCATGGTCATGACGTGGTGGCCTATGACCGGGACCCGGCTGTTACCGCCAAGGTCTGCGGGCAGGGGGAAGGCGGTCGCTGCACGCCCGCCACGGGCCTTGCGGACATGGTTGGCAAGCTCTCGGGCCGCAAGATCATCTGGCTCATGCTGCCCGCAGGTGAAGTGACCGAGCAGGCGGTACAGGAACTCGATGGTCTCATGGGTAAGGGCGACATCATCATTGATGGTGGCAATTCCTTCTACAAGGATGACATCCGTCGCGCGACCGAACTGGCGAAGAAGGGCATTGATTATGTCGATGTCGGCACATCTGGTGGCGTATGGGGTCTGGAGCGTGGCTACTGCATGATGTACGGCGGCACGAAAGAGGCTACCGACCATATCGACCCCATCCTTTCCGCCCTGGCGCCCGGTCTTGGCGACATTGCGCGCACGCCCGGTCGTGACAAGCCCGGTTTCGACCCGCGTGCCGAACGGGGCTACCTGCATTGTGGTCCCGCAGGTTCAGGCCATTTTGTGAAGATGGTTCATAACGGCATTGAATACGGCATCATGCAGGCCTTCGCCGAAGGCTTTGATGTGATGAAATCCAAGAACTCTACCGAATTGCCTGAAAACCAGCGTTTTGATCTGAACATGGCGGATATTGCCGAAGTCTGGCGCCGGGGCAGTGTCGTGTCCTCATGGCTGCTGGACCTTTCAGCCGGTGCGCTGGCGGGCAACCCGGACCTGTCGGACTACAAAGGTGACGTGGCCGATTCGGGTGAGGGCCGCTGGACGATCGAGGCCGCGATCGAGGAATCGGTGCCGGTGCCTGTCATCACGGCATCGCTGTTCACGCGCTTCCGTTCACGCACGGGCAATAACTTTGCCGAGAAGATGCTGTCTGCCATGCGGTTCGGTTTTGGCGGTCACATTGAGGGTACGAATAACTGA
- a CDS encoding MBL fold metallo-hydrolase, with product MPPLPASDHTDGTRFFNPTTICPEGTQPARMRRLAILKWQWNRPRSDWPRWIENPTPIGDPHARPMPGTVAVTFIGHSTFLIRVPHADGTTVTILTDPIFSKRCSPFSFIGPKRVRAPGRSLATLPRVDIVLVSHAHYDHMDLPSLRALARRGDDPLVVTPLENARFMRATGLKRIMELDWWQDVEALGTRITCTPARHGAARTPFDRNTSLWGGFMLRDTTGRQLFFAGDTADGRHWGLIRNRLGAPDLAFLPIGAYAPRTLMERVHTTPEEAVSGLRQLGAKQGIGMHFGTFRLTDEPFDEPVRRMHAAGRAQGLAPGSMDVLHHGECRALLW from the coding sequence ATGCCCCCGCTACCCGCCAGCGACCACACCGATGGCACGCGTTTCTTCAATCCGACCACCATCTGCCCCGAAGGTACGCAGCCTGCGCGCATGCGGCGTCTGGCCATCCTGAAATGGCAGTGGAACCGCCCCCGCTCCGACTGGCCACGATGGATCGAGAACCCAACCCCCATCGGTGACCCGCACGCACGCCCCATGCCGGGCACGGTGGCGGTAACATTCATCGGGCACAGCACATTCCTGATCCGCGTGCCGCACGCCGATGGCACGACCGTGACGATCCTGACCGACCCAATCTTTTCAAAGCGCTGCTCGCCCTTCTCCTTTATCGGACCAAAACGCGTACGCGCCCCCGGGCGCAGTCTGGCCACGTTGCCGCGGGTGGATATCGTGCTGGTGTCGCATGCACATTATGACCACATGGACCTGCCATCCCTGCGCGCGCTGGCACGGCGCGGCGACGACCCGCTGGTGGTCACACCGCTGGAAAATGCCCGCTTCATGCGCGCAACCGGGCTGAAGCGCATCATGGAACTGGACTGGTGGCAGGATGTGGAGGCGCTGGGCACGCGGATCACCTGCACCCCTGCCCGCCATGGCGCCGCCCGCACGCCCTTTGACCGGAACACAAGCCTGTGGGGCGGCTTCATGCTGCGCGATACGACCGGGCGCCAGCTTTTCTTTGCGGGCGATACCGCCGATGGTCGCCACTGGGGCCTGATACGCAACCGCCTGGGCGCGCCCGACCTTGCCTTTTTGCCCATCGGGGCCTACGCGCCGCGCACGCTCATGGAACGCGTGCACACCACGCCGGAGGAAGCGGTAAGCGGCCTGCGCCAACTGGGGGCGAAACAGGGGATCGGCATGCATTTCGGCACCTTCCGCCTGACAGATGAACCCTTTGACGAACCCGTCCGGCGCATGCACGCGGCAGGCCGTGCACAGGGGCTTGCTCCAGGTAGCATGGACGTGCTGCACCATGGCGAATGCCGGGCACTGTTATGGTGA
- a CDS encoding bifunctional transaldolase/phosoglucose isomerase, translating into MSVRETGGENPLKELARYGQSPWLDFIQRSYTENGSLKKLVEEDGLKGVTSNPAIFQKAMGQGTDYDAQIRSVLEHKVVDAGALYELLAIDDIRAAAKVLYPVYEQTKGVDGYVSLEVSPYLARDTEGTLHEALRLWKAVDARNLMIKIPGTEEGVPAVRAAIAAGLSVNVTLLFSNEAYKKVLEAYITGLEDRLARGESVKEIASVASFFVSRIDVKIDREIDRRVAAGDKDADRLKALRGKVAIANAKMAYEYWKEITASARWKKLADAGASPQRLLWASTGTKDKTFSDVVYVDGLIGPETVNTIPPATFDAFRDHGTVAETLTQDVAGAKKVLEEAKTLGLDLDGVTKVLVDEGVASFADAFDDLLGSVAAKQAAFLGKKVTSTALKLPADLHKAVDAELEEWRRKGNIRRLWRKDATLWTGKDEASWLKWLDITDDQVAALSKFEDFQAEVKARGFKDALLLGMGGSSLGPEVLAQTFGKHEGFPHLYVLDSTDPQQVRDFEKKIDISKTLFIVSSKSGGTLEPNILKAYFFDQAKKVLGNKAGSHFITVTDPGSHMEDVAKKDGFWKTFYGEKQIGGRYSVLSDFGMIPAAVAGLPLRLLLESAQRGEKSCAASVPPAQNPGAVLGAVLGVAARDFGRDKVTIIASPGIYDMGAWLEQLIAESTGKEGKGLIPIDDETIGKPGVYGKDRVFTYLRLAEDPCPKQDAAFAALVKAGEPVVTIELHERRQVLEEFFRWEFATAVAGAVIGINPFDQPDVEESKIETKKITTAYNETGKLPPYEPFAKDGPFAFYADPKNAQALGGATTAEAILKAHFARGKAGDYVALLAYIDRDTWTREWIQKVRLAVRDGLKLATAAEFGPRFQHSTGQAYKGGPDTGVFVQITCDDGVNLPVPGEKYTFTVVKEAQARGDMEVLAERGRRVLRVHIHGDLKAGLEKLGQDIAQAV; encoded by the coding sequence ATGAGCGTGCGAGAAACAGGTGGAGAAAATCCGTTAAAGGAACTGGCCCGTTATGGTCAGTCCCCGTGGCTGGACTTCATCCAGCGTTCCTATACCGAAAACGGAAGCCTGAAGAAGCTGGTGGAGGAAGACGGCCTGAAGGGTGTCACCTCCAATCCCGCCATTTTCCAGAAGGCTATGGGACAGGGCACGGATTACGACGCCCAGATCCGCTCGGTGCTGGAGCACAAGGTGGTGGATGCTGGCGCGCTGTATGAACTGCTGGCCATTGACGACATCCGTGCCGCGGCAAAGGTGCTCTACCCCGTCTATGAGCAGACGAAAGGCGTGGACGGCTATGTCAGCCTGGAAGTCTCCCCTTACCTTGCGCGTGATACCGAGGGCACCCTGCATGAGGCGCTGCGCCTGTGGAAGGCGGTCGATGCCCGTAACCTCATGATCAAGATTCCCGGCACGGAAGAGGGCGTACCCGCCGTGCGCGCCGCCATTGCGGCCGGGTTGAGCGTCAATGTGACGCTGCTGTTCTCGAACGAGGCCTACAAGAAGGTGCTCGAAGCCTACATAACCGGGCTGGAAGACCGTCTGGCTCGTGGTGAGAGCGTTAAGGAAATCGCCTCTGTCGCCTCCTTCTTCGTCAGTCGCATCGATGTGAAGATCGACAGGGAAATCGACCGCCGTGTTGCGGCGGGCGACAAGGATGCCGATCGCCTGAAGGCGCTGCGCGGCAAGGTCGCGATCGCCAATGCCAAGATGGCCTATGAATACTGGAAAGAGATCACCGCCTCTGCGCGCTGGAAGAAGCTGGCCGATGCGGGCGCCAGCCCCCAGCGCCTGCTGTGGGCCAGCACCGGCACAAAGGACAAGACCTTCAGTGATGTGGTGTACGTGGACGGGCTGATCGGTCCCGAGACGGTCAACACCATCCCGCCCGCAACTTTCGATGCCTTTCGTGACCACGGCACGGTAGCCGAGACCCTGACCCAGGACGTGGCAGGGGCGAAAAAGGTGCTGGAAGAGGCAAAGACTCTCGGCCTGGACCTTGATGGCGTGACGAAGGTGCTGGTTGATGAAGGCGTTGCCTCCTTTGCCGATGCGTTTGATGACCTACTGGGTTCGGTCGCAGCCAAGCAGGCGGCGTTCCTTGGCAAGAAGGTGACCTCTACCGCGCTCAAACTGCCCGCCGACCTGCACAAGGCGGTCGATGCCGAACTGGAAGAATGGCGCAGGAAGGGCAACATCCGCCGCCTGTGGCGCAAGGATGCCACGCTGTGGACTGGTAAGGACGAGGCAAGCTGGCTGAAATGGCTGGACATTACCGATGATCAGGTTGCTGCCCTGTCCAAGTTCGAGGATTTCCAGGCGGAAGTGAAGGCGCGCGGCTTCAAGGACGCGCTGCTGCTGGGAATGGGTGGTTCCAGTCTTGGCCCCGAAGTGCTGGCCCAGACATTTGGCAAGCATGAGGGCTTTCCGCACCTGTATGTGCTCGACAGCACGGACCCGCAGCAGGTGCGCGATTTCGAGAAGAAGATCGATATCAGCAAAACGCTGTTCATCGTCTCGTCCAAGTCGGGCGGCACGCTGGAGCCGAACATCCTCAAGGCCTATTTCTTCGATCAGGCCAAAAAGGTGCTGGGTAACAAGGCGGGTTCGCACTTCATCACCGTGACCGATCCGGGTTCACACATGGAAGACGTGGCGAAGAAGGACGGTTTCTGGAAGACCTTCTACGGCGAGAAGCAGATCGGCGGCCGCTATTCCGTGCTGTCCGATTTCGGGATGATCCCGGCCGCCGTGGCTGGCCTGCCGCTCAGGCTGCTGCTGGAATCCGCCCAGCGTGGCGAGAAGTCCTGTGCCGCTTCCGTACCGCCCGCGCAGAACCCCGGCGCCGTGCTGGGTGCGGTGCTGGGTGTGGCCGCGCGCGATTTCGGGCGCGACAAGGTGACTATCATCGCATCGCCCGGCATTTACGACATGGGTGCGTGGCTTGAGCAGCTGATTGCGGAATCGACCGGTAAGGAAGGCAAGGGCCTCATTCCCATTGATGATGAGACCATCGGCAAGCCGGGCGTGTATGGCAAGGACCGGGTCTTCACCTACCTGCGTCTGGCCGAAGATCCCTGTCCGAAGCAGGACGCGGCGTTTGCGGCGCTGGTCAAGGCGGGTGAGCCGGTGGTGACGATCGAACTGCATGAGCGCCGCCAGGTGCTGGAGGAGTTCTTCCGTTGGGAGTTTGCAACGGCGGTCGCGGGTGCGGTGATCGGGATCAACCCGTTTGATCAGCCCGATGTCGAGGAATCGAAGATCGAGACCAAGAAGATCACCACCGCCTATAACGAGACCGGCAAGCTGCCGCCGTATGAGCCATTTGCCAAGGATGGCCCGTTCGCCTTCTATGCCGACCCGAAAAACGCGCAGGCGCTGGGTGGGGCCACCACGGCGGAAGCGATCCTCAAGGCGCATTTTGCCCGAGGCAAGGCGGGCGATTATGTGGCCCTTCTGGCCTATATCGACCGTGATACCTGGACGCGCGAATGGATACAGAAAGTACGGCTTGCGGTACGTGATGGCCTGAAGCTGGCCACGGCGGCTGAATTCGGCCCACGCTTCCAGCATTCCACCGGCCAGGCTTACAAAGGTGGGCCGGACACGGGCGTATTCGTGCAGATCACCTGTGATGACGGGGTGAACCTGCCGGTGCCGGGTGAGAAATATACCTTCACCGTCGTGAAGGAAGCCCAGGCGCGCGGTGATATGGAGGTACTGGCCGAACGGGGCCGCCGTGTGCTGCGGGTGCATATTCATGGTGACCTGAAGGCAGGTCTTGAAAAACTGGGGCAGGATATAGCCCAGGCGGTCTGA